In Caballeronia sp. SBC1, the DNA window CGCCGGCGGATTTTTCGAAAATTTCCTCTACGGCTTGCATGTTGCCCAAGGTGGCACGCTCCCCGTCTACTACAACCCGACCGATCGGAAATCGACCATGGTCGCGACCAACGACATCGGTGCCGAAGTCGCAGCGCTTCTGACCGGGCCGGCATGGTTGGGGCATCGCGCCATCGAGCTCGGTTCGATGGTCAGTGCGGATGAAGTAGCGACACAATTGGGAGAAGTCCTGAAGGTCGACGTCAACGCCTTTGCTGTACCGCGGGCCGGGTGGCCGGCAGCGTTCGAGCAGCTCGGCGTTCCGAAGGGCCAGACGGGACCGGCCGAAGCGATGTATGACGCCGTCAACTCGGGCTGGATGGACCTCGGCGTCGAGGGTACGGAGCACGTCCCGGGCGCGACGTCTGCCCGCGATGTCTTCGCGGCGGCCCTGAAGGCCGCTACAGAATAGGTCAGCGGATCAGCGATGGGATACGACTTTGGAAATCTACTCCGGGTATTCGTACTCCATCGTGATTCTGGCAGAGCAACCAAAAGAGCCCATTTCCATATGAAATGCGGCGTTCATACCAACAACTATCGAGATCGACTATGAAGGTTCTTGTTTTGGGTGCAACGGGCGGAACCGGACGGCTGATCGTCCACGACGCCTTGGAGAAGGGTCATTCCGTAGTCGCGTTAGTTCGCTCGAAGGCGCGCGCGCCCGACTTCCCAGGCGCAGACCTCATTGAGGGGGATGCCTGCGACGAAGGCGCCCTAATGCGCGCCTTGAAAGGCTGCGATGCCGTCGTCAGCTCGCTGGGCACGGGCGTTAGCCCTTTCAGCGAAGTCAGCGTTCTGACCGAAGCGACACGCGCGTTGCTCCCGGCGATGAGTCGCAGCGGCGTCCGCCGTCTGGTCTGCATCTCCGCCCTGGGGGTGGGAGATAGCCGCGGCCACGGCGGCTTCGTGTTCGACCGGCTGTTCCAGCCCTTGCTGCTTCGCCATGCCTACAAAGACAAGGGGCGCCAGGAAGCCGCGATTCGCACCAGCTCACTCGATTGGGTCTTAGTCCGGCCCGCGATGCTCACCAACGACCCAGCTCGCGGAAGCGTCAGGGCCATCGTTGACCTCGCCGACGTCAACGGCGGCAAGGTCGCACGCGCGGATGTCGCTCAGTTCGTGGTGGAGCAACTGGCGAAGGATACGTGGTTGAAACAGACACCCGTACTCCTATGGTGAGGACGGGTCTCGTGGATCACGTTCTTCAACCACCTAGTAGTCAGGCATACAAGAGGTCACGAATGAACAGATTGGAAGGCAAGATTTCGCTCATCTCGGGAGGCACAACCGGGATGGGGGCGGCGATCGCGAAACGATTCCAGACGGAAGGGGCCACGGTGATCGCCACGGGCGCCAACCCGGAAACACTGGAGAAGGCCAAGAAGGAACCATGGGCCTCGAAGTCCACTTCATTTTTATGTTTACCGAAATGAAAAAAAATATTCCATCCGCGCAATTCGGCGGCAAGATCCGCGCGCTGAGACAGCGGCTAAAGCTCACTCTTGACTGTACGGCAAGGGCTGCAGGGATTTCGAAACCTTTCCTGTCACAGATAGAGCGCGGCTTGGCCATGCCCTCGATTGCCTCGTTGAAAGGCATTGCAGACGCGCTTGGTGTTGCCGTGCAATACTTTGTTGACGCTCCAAGCGAACAGAAATTTGTGTGTCGGGGTGAGAAACTGAGTTTCTTCGAGTTCGCGGATACCGCAAACTCGTTCGCGAGACTTACGCATAAGTCTGGAGGCCGGCGGCTTGAGGCCGTCCTTGTGAGATTCCCGCCCTATCAGAGCGGACCTGCCGATATGCCAACCAGCGCAGAAGAAGAGTTTCTTTACGTCACTTCGGGTGAAATTTCGTTGACTCTTGAGGGCAAGACATTTGTGCTCAAAACAGGGGACAGTGCGCATTACCAATCGACGCTGCCCCAAGGATGGTTGAATAACCGATCCACTGAGGCGCTTGCGATCTGGGTCGGGACGCCGAACCTACTTTAAATGTTGAAACAGACTAATCGCAAGCCACCAATTTAGCGCGATCGCCTGGGAGCCAACGATTCCGTGACCTTGAATCGCAACGCTGCGCAACCCGATCGAAGAATAATCGCCGTTCGCTAGGCTGCACTCAGCGCGCATAGTGACTAGGGTGCGTTCGCGGTCCGCGTCCAATAGGCAACTTGCGTGTTTTCCAGCAAAGTTGCGCAGCGACGATTGTCGACAATCTAGGGGCCAGCGTTGAACGTCCGTAAGTGGCCGACAAGCGAACGCTCGCCGGCCACCGGTGATCACACTTCGGTTTGCTCAGCCATTTCGAGTGCATCGTCTACCTCAATCCCGAGGTATCGCACGGTGCTTTCAATTTTTGTGTGGCCCAACAGCAATTGGACCGCGCGCAGGTTCTTGGTGCGTCGATAGATTAACGACGCTTTCGTTCGACGCATGGTGTGCGTACCGTACGCGGTGTCATCGAGTCCGATCGACGCGACCCAGCGATGAACGATGCGCACATACTGGCGCGTCGACACGTGCGCTGAGGCATGCAGTCGACTTGGAAACAAATAGTCGGCAGGCTTTAATCCCCGCGCCGAAATCCATGTGGAGACACTATGACGAGTCTGCTCTGTGATTTCGAACTGCACTGGTCGATGCGTTTTCTGCTGCATGAAAGTCGCGCGGGCTACGACATGCCCTCCCACGCAGACGTCCTGCACTTGCAGTCGCGTCAGATCACACGCCCGAAGCTTGCTATCGATCGCGAGATTGAACATCGCCAACTCGCGGGCGTTGGAAGACATCTGCAGCCTCGTTCGAATCGCCCAGATTTCTCGAAGCTTCAGCGGAGGCTTCTGGCCGGTTAGCCTCCCCTTGTTCCACGGCACCCGACGAGCGTCGGAAGAATTAAGCGGTTCCATGACAATCTCCTCTTCAACGAAGGGAGATCGATTCTGCGCTTGGTGAAGTGGTCAATCTTCGACCCAATTCGGTCTGTCGAATCTCTACAAACCGGCCATTCGTTCGTCGTGGCGTGCAATAGGCTACTTTCCCAGCGAAAACGAACCGAAGCGACAAATGGCAAATTCCTACGCCAATCGCAGATCCCACAACACATCGAGTACGTGTTGCGTGGAACGCTCGACGTGCCCCGCACGACGCGCAATGCCGAGCCGACGCCACAACGCCGGGCGCAGCGGACGCATGACAATGCGCCTGTCGGGTAATGGTGTAGTGGCCTCATGGGGCAACAGCGCCGCGCCATAGCCCGCCGCTACCAGACTCTTGATCGCATCGTTGTAATTGAGCTGAATGCGCGGCGCGGGATGGTGCCCTCCGGTCGCAAACCACTCCGCAGTCAGACGCGAGAGACGCGTGGTCGCATCATTAAGAATGAGAGGTTGAGCGGCGAGCCACTCAGGCGTAACGCGAGCCGGACACCGCCAATGCGCCGGCACGAATGCCATCACCGGGTCGCGGCGCCAGGGCTTGATCACGAGTCCAGCCGCCGGAGGCTGAGGCAGTGCAACCAGCCCGATATCCAGCGTCCCATCCGCTAATCGGGTTAGCGTTTCATGCGAGGTGAGTACCGCGATCTGAATATCGATAGCGGGATGGTGCTCACGCAGCACGTCAAGCGCTTGAGGCAACAGGTGCGCAATCGCGCCGGTCGATGCTCCGAGCCGAACGCGTCCGACAAGCCCTTGAACCTGGCGGTGAACATCGTCTAACGCCTGTTCCGCGTCGGCCAGCAGTCGACGCGCGCGCTCGACCAACAGCTCGCCTATCACCGTCGGCCGAACATGTCCGCGCTTGCGTGACAGGAGCGGAGCCCCGATGCGCTCTTCCAGTTCGGCGATGTGGAGGCTGACCGTTGGTGGCGCCAGATGCAACGCACGCGCCGCGTCGGCGAATGAGCCACGGTCGGCAATAGCGACCAGGGTGCGCAAGCGGTCCAGGCTGATCTCTCGCATGTCGGCGTCCAGATTCAGAAAAACTGAATGTTCACGTTATGAAATTCAACTTTCGCTATTCTAGCGGTGCGCGGAAGATAACAGGCTCGTTCTACTTGTTATTACCCAGTCACCGGAGTATTCCGCGCATGAGCTCTCCCCTTGTTTTCATCGACGGCGACCAAGGCATCACCGGGTTGCAAATTCACGAACGGCTTCGCGACCGGACCGATCTGGAACTGGTCACGCTTCCCGCGGCGGAACGCAAGGATTCCAGGCTTCGCGCCGAAGCCATCAACGCCTGCGACATTGCCATCCTTTGCCTGCCCGATGCCGCCGCGCGCGAGGCGGTGGACGCCATTGTTAATCCTGCCGTCAGAGTAATCGACGCAAGTTCCGCCCATCGCACACAGCCGGACTGGACATACGGCTTTCCGGAAATGACTCTGGGACAGGCTGAGCGCATTGCGAACGCACGTCGGGTCACCAATCCAGGTTGTTATCCGACCGGTGCAATTGGCTTGCTGCGTCCCCTGCTGCACGCCAGGCTCATACCAGGCAACTACCCGGTCAGCATTCATGCGGTGTCCGGCTACTCCGGACGCGGGCGTGCCGGCGTGGAGGAACACGAGGGACAGGATGCTGTCAACGCACCGTCATACCAGGTATATGGTCTGGAACTCGCACATAAGCACACCCCGGAGATCCAGCAGCACGCCGGACTCGCGCAGCGTCCAATCTTCGTCCCTGCGTATGGTGCGTTCCGCCAGGGCATCGTGCTGACGGTGCCCTTGGA includes these proteins:
- a CDS encoding NmrA family NAD(P)-binding protein, which gives rise to MFLVTGITGKVGGATAEHLLAHGKKVRALVRNREKAAHWANQGVELLDGDWNDSAAVEHALKGVEGALVMLPAVWAPSPDFKEARGVIANYVEALTRASPPRVVALSSMGANRTGGLGMITALALLEQGFRDLTLPIAYVRAGGFFENFLYGLHVAQGGTLPVYYNPTDRKSTMVATNDIGAEVAALLTGPAWLGHRAIELGSMVSADEVATQLGEVLKVDVNAFAVPRAGWPAAFEQLGVPKGQTGPAEAMYDAVNSGWMDLGVEGTEHVPGATSARDVFAAALKAATE
- a CDS encoding NAD(P)-dependent oxidoreductase — its product is MKVLVLGATGGTGRLIVHDALEKGHSVVALVRSKARAPDFPGADLIEGDACDEGALMRALKGCDAVVSSLGTGVSPFSEVSVLTEATRALLPAMSRSGVRRLVCISALGVGDSRGHGGFVFDRLFQPLLLRHAYKDKGRQEAAIRTSSLDWVLVRPAMLTNDPARGSVRAIVDLADVNGGKVARADVAQFVVEQLAKDTWLKQTPVLLW
- a CDS encoding SDR family NAD(P)-dependent oxidoreductase is translated as MNRLEGKISLISGGTTGMGAAIAKRFQTEGATVIATGANPETLEKAKKEPWASKSTSFLCLPK
- a CDS encoding helix-turn-helix domain-containing protein, coding for MFTEMKKNIPSAQFGGKIRALRQRLKLTLDCTARAAGISKPFLSQIERGLAMPSIASLKGIADALGVAVQYFVDAPSEQKFVCRGEKLSFFEFADTANSFARLTHKSGGRRLEAVLVRFPPYQSGPADMPTSAEEEFLYVTSGEISLTLEGKTFVLKTGDSAHYQSTLPQGWLNNRSTEALAIWVGTPNLL
- a CDS encoding tyrosine-type recombinase/integrase: MEPLNSSDARRVPWNKGRLTGQKPPLKLREIWAIRTRLQMSSNARELAMFNLAIDSKLRACDLTRLQVQDVCVGGHVVARATFMQQKTHRPVQFEITEQTRHSVSTWISARGLKPADYLFPSRLHASAHVSTRQYVRIVHRWVASIGLDDTAYGTHTMRRTKASLIYRRTKNLRAVQLLLGHTKIESTVRYLGIEVDDALEMAEQTEV
- a CDS encoding LysR family transcriptional regulator is translated as MREISLDRLRTLVAIADRGSFADAARALHLAPPTVSLHIAELEERIGAPLLSRKRGHVRPTVIGELLVERARRLLADAEQALDDVHRQVQGLVGRVRLGASTGAIAHLLPQALDVLREHHPAIDIQIAVLTSHETLTRLADGTLDIGLVALPQPPAAGLVIKPWRRDPVMAFVPAHWRCPARVTPEWLAAQPLILNDATTRLSRLTAEWFATGGHHPAPRIQLNYNDAIKSLVAAGYGAALLPHEATTPLPDRRIVMRPLRPALWRRLGIARRAGHVERSTQHVLDVLWDLRLA
- the argC gene encoding N-acetyl-gamma-glutamyl-phosphate reductase codes for the protein MSSPLVFIDGDQGITGLQIHERLRDRTDLELVTLPAAERKDSRLRAEAINACDIAILCLPDAAAREAVDAIVNPAVRVIDASSAHRTQPDWTYGFPEMTLGQAERIANARRVTNPGCYPTGAIGLLRPLLHARLIPGNYPVSIHAVSGYSGRGRAGVEEHEGQDAVNAPSYQVYGLELAHKHTPEIQQHAGLAQRPIFVPAYGAFRQGIVLTVPLDVRLLAPYADGATLHACLARHYAEAAHVHVLPLHESCFLKHLDPQVLNGTDDMRLSVFPNMEHGHVLLSAVLDNLGKGASGAAVQNLNLMLTQ